In Scatophagus argus isolate fScaArg1 chromosome 14, fScaArg1.pri, whole genome shotgun sequence, the following proteins share a genomic window:
- the mmp13a gene encoding collagenase 3a, with protein sequence MKTLTLSILLSLAAAVHCVPLPQVTVQDEHFAESYLKKFFNLTEETGPTVRRGISPLNRKLSEMQKFFGLHITGTLDEDTVAMMKKPRCGVPDVKIARFSTFEGSIKWEKNSLTYRIENYTPDMSMAEVDDSIEKALQVWAKVTPLRFTRIYSGTADIMISFGRLAHGDSYPFDGPDGTLAHAFAPSPGLGGDAHFDDDETFTFRSNTGYVLFMVAAHEFGHSLGLSHSDDPGALMYPVYTYRNPDTFVLPRDDVNGIQSLYGPNPDKGPLDPEPEPPTTPDACDSAMVLDAVAMLRGEMLFFKDSFFWRSHPQSPSPQQSLITNFWPDAPNNIDAAYESQELDSVLLFRDRRVWAFRGYDLVPGYPKSISNFGLPTQVKKISAALYDEESGKTLFFVGNDYYSYDEARKTMDPGFPKRVDETFSGLTGKVTAAFQYRGFAYIYSGPYMFEYSLRSKRLFRVLRNNYFLPCSKF encoded by the exons ATGAAGACTTTAACTCTTAGCATTCTACTGAGCCTGGCAGCCGCAGTTCACTGCGTACCACTTCCTCAGGTTACCGTGCAAGATGAGCATTTCGCAGAG AGCTACCTGAAGAAATTCTTCAACCTGACAGAGGAGACTGGTCCAACTGTCAGACGGGGGATCAGTCCATTGAACAGGAAGCTGAGTGAGATGCAGAAATTCTTTGGCCTCCACATCACCGGCACACTGGATGAAGACACCGTGGCAATGATGAAGAAGCCTCGCTGTGGTGTTCCAGATGTCAAAATTGCCCGTTTCTCCACCTTTGAAGGCAGCATCAAGTGGGAGAAAAACAGCCTCACCTACAG GATAGAGAACTACACACCTGACATGTCTATGGCAGAGGTAGATGACTCCATAGAGAAAGCTCTGCAAGTTTGGGCCAAAGTCACCCCTCTGAGATTCACAAGAATCTACAGTGGCACTGCAGACATCATGATCTCATTTGGCCGCCTAG caCATGGTGATTCATACCCCTTTGATGGCCCAGATGGCACTCTCGCCCATGCCTTTGCTCCATCTCCTGGCCTTGGAGGAGATGCTCACTTTGATGACGATGAGACCTTCACTTTCCGCTCCAATACCg gcTACGTCCTCTTCATGGTGGCTGCCCATGAGTTTGGCCACTCCTTGGGCTTGTCTCACTCTGATGATCCTGGTGCTCTCATGTACCCTGTGTACACATACAGAAACCCTGACACCTTTGTTCTGCCCCGGGATGACGTCAACGGCATCCAGTCTCTGTATG GTCCAAATCCTGACAAGGGTCCTCTTGACCCTGAGCCTGAACCTCCAACCACCCCTGATGCCTGTGATTCTGCTATGGTCTTGGATGCTGTGGCCATGCTGAGAGGAGAAATGCTCTTCTTCAAGGACAG CTTCTTCTGGCGCAGCCACCCTCAGAGCCCTTCACCACAGCAAAGCCTCATCACAAACTTCTGGCCCGATGCCCCCAACAACATTGACGCTGCTTATGAAAGCCAAGAATTAGACAGTGTCTTACTGTTTAGAG ATCGTAGAGTGTGGGCCTTCCGTGGCTATGATCTTGTACCTGGCTATCCTAAATCAATTTCCAATTTTGGTCTACCCACGCAAGTAAAGAAAATCAGTGCAGCCCTTTATGATGAGGAATCTGGCAAGACTCTGTTCTTTGTAGGCAACGATTACTACAG TTATGATGAGGCCAGAAAGACTATGGACCCAGGATTCCCCAAGCGAGTGGATGAGACCTTCTCTGGTCTGACCGGCAAGGTGACTGCAGCTTTCCAGTACAGAG GTTTTGCTTACATCTACAGTGGACCCTACATGTTTGAATACAGCCTGAGGTCCAAGAGGTTGTTCCGTGTGCTGAGGAACAACTACTTCTTGCCCTGCTCTAAATTCTAG
- the LOC124071218 gene encoding collagenase 3, which yields MKMLWLSLLSLLMPGKTPVTALPLRTPDWPMQLSFAGPSEADQEFAEEYLQHFYGYKPKSERQKRTADTDENGDWSTVLCDMVRKMQGFFGLPPSGELTKETLAVMKRPRCGLSDVEPFAGTIRWKKRTLSYRTVDRNLPITPSKVHKVFRAAWKLWSSVTQLKIRKRSRKEADIVISFHRSDHKDGSPFDGKEGILAHAFLPGYGIGGDVHFDADEDWSLNSTGFNLFAVAIHEFGHALGLHHSSDPGAIMFPAYNFAPNYEPQLSFRDVKDIQHLYGVSPNFASLFSKKPPPRTPDKCDPELSFDAVTELQQEVLFFKDRFMWRKHPLFDEAGLTLISSLWPDSVPSYLDAVYENVERNVIVFFKGHQYWMLKQLTLEKGFPRNISDLGFPSRITSVDAALHFRNDHYTVFFTGHECWRYNEEQKMMEGSPTLIEQQWPGIPAPIDAAVFYDGFVHFFKGNIHYKLDSSSKRIISISPANDLLECKMKNDNEILTERR from the exons ATGAAGATGCTCTGGCTGAGTCTTCTGAGTCTTCTGATGCCAGGCAAGACTCCTGTTACAGCCTTGCCTCTCCGAACCCCAGACTGGCCAATGCAATTATCCTTTGCTGGACCATCAGAAGCTGACCAGGAGTTTGCAGAG GAATATCTACAACATTTCTATGGCTACAAACCCAAGTcggagagacagaagaggactGCAGACACAGATGAAAATGGCGATTGGTCGACTGTCCTCTGTGACATGGTCCGAAAGATGCAGGGCTTCTTTGGTTTGCCTCCAAGTGGAGAACTGACCAAAGAGACTTTGGCAGTTATGAAGAGGCCGCGTTGTGGTCTGTCAGATGTGGAACCATTTGCAGGCACAATTCGCTGGAAGAAGAGAACCCTAAGCTACAG GACTGTAGACCGCAACCTCCCCATCACACCCTCCAAAGTTCACAAAGTCTTCAGAGCTGCATGGAAGCTCTGGTCCAGTGTTACACAGTTGAAAATTCGCAAGCGGAGCAGGAAAGAGGCTGACATCGTCATCTCCTTCCACAGGAGTG ACCATAAGGATGGCTCACCATTTGATGGCAAAGAAGGAATCCTGGCTCATGCCTTTTTACCTGGCTATGGTATTGGTGGAGACGTGCACTTTGATGCTGATGAAGACTGGAGCTTAAATTCTACTG GTTTCAACCTGTTTGCTGTAGCAATCCATGAATTTGGTCATGCTCTTGGCCTACACCACTCATCCGACCCTGGAGCTATCATGTTCCCAGCATACAACTTTGCCCCCAATTATGAGCCTCAGCTCTCCTTCCGCGATGTCAAAGATATCCAGCACCTGTATG GTGTCAGTCCAAATTTTGCTTCGCTTTTCTCAAAAAAGCCTCCTCCAAGAACACCTGACAAATGTGATCCAGAGTTGTCCTTTGATGCTGTAACAGAATTACAACAGGAAGTCCTGTTTTTCAAAGATAG ATTTATGTGGCGCAAACATCCTCTGTTCGATGAAGCAGGACTCACCCTGATTAGCAGTCTGTGGCCAGACAGTGTACCTTCCTACCTGGACGCTGTCTACGAGAATGTGGAGAGGAACGTCATTGTATTTTTCAAAG GTCATCAATACTGGATGCTGAAACAGTTAACACTTGAGAAGGGTTTTCCAAGAAACATCTCTGACTTGGGCTTCCCCTCCAGAATTACATCTGTAGATGCTGCTCTTCACTTCAGAAACGACCACTATACCGTGTTCTTCACAGGCCATGAGTGTTGGAG GTACAATGAGGAGCAAAAGATGATGGAGGGATCACCAACACTAATAGAGCAGCAGTGGCCAGGGATTCCAGCTCCAATAGATGCAGCTGTCTTCTATGATG GTTTTGTGCATTTCTTTAAGGGAAACATCCACTACAAACTTGACTCCAGCTCCAAACGCATCATCTCCATCAGCCCGGCTAATGACCTGCTggaatgcaaaatgaaaaatgacaatgaaattcTGACGGAGAGGAGATAA
- the LOC124071227 gene encoding matrix metalloproteinase-18-like, whose amino-acid sequence MRSCSLCIILGSLTVAVYCAPVSQVTVQDEQLAESYLKKFFNLTEETGPTVRRGISPLNRKLSEMQKFFGLHITGTLDEDTVAMMKKPRCGVPDVKIARFSTFGGSIKWKKNSLTYRIENYTPDMSMAEVDDSIEKALQVWAKVTPLRFTRIYSGTADIMISFGRRAHGDPYPFDGPHGTLAHAFAPSPGIGGDAHFDEDERFTFRSSTGYVLFIVAAHEFGHSLGLSHSGDSDALMYPVYKYRNPDTFVLPRDDVNGIQSLYGPNPNPDKDPSIAKPQPPTTPDACDSTMVLDAVTTLRGEMLFFKSSFFWRSHPQSYAPQQRLITNFWPNAPVNIDAAYENQQSDRIFFFKGHQMWAFAGYNPVPGYPKKITSLGLPRVVRKIDAALYDVQSGKTLFFVGKYYISYDEARKTMDPGFPKRVDETFSGLTGKVTAAFQYRGFTYIYSGPYMYEYDLRSKRLFRVLRNSYFLRCTNF is encoded by the exons ATGAGGTCTTGCAGTCTGTGCATCATACTTGGCAGCTTGACAGTCGCAGTTTACTGTGCGCCTGTATCACAAGTTACTGTGCAAGATGAACAGTTGGCAGAG AGCTACCTGAAGAAATTCTTCAACCTGACAGAGGAGACTGGTCCAACTGTCAGACGGGGGATCAGTCCATTGAACAGGAAGCTGAGTGAGATGCAGAAATTCTTTGGCCTCCACATCACCGGCACACTGGATGAAGACACCGTGGCAATGATGAAGAAGCCTCGCTGTGGTGTTCCAGATGTCAAAATTGCCCGTTTCTCCACCTTTGGAGGCAGCATCaagtggaagaaaaacagcCTCACCTACAG GATAGAGAACTACACACCTGACATGTCTATGGCAGAGGTAGATGACTCCATAGAGAAAGCTCTGCAAGTTTGGGCCAAAGTCACCCCTCTGAGATTCACAAGAATCTACAGTGGCACTGCAGACATCATGATCTCATTTGGCCGCCGAG caCATGGTGATCCATACCCCTTTGATGGCCCACATGGCACTCTCGCCCATGCCTTTGCTCCATCTCCTGGCATTGGAGGAGATGCTCAttttgatgaagatgaaaggTTCACTTTCCGCTCCAGTACCG gcTACGTCCTCTTCATCGTGGCTGCCCATGAGTTTGGCCACTCCTTGGGCTTGTCTCACTCTGGTGATTCTGATGCTCTCATGTACCCTGTGTATAAATACAGAAACCCTGACACCTTCGTTCTGCCCCGGGATGATGTCAATGGCATCCAGTCTCTGTATG GTCCAAACCCAAACCCTGATAAAGATCCCTCTATAGCCAAACCTCAGCCACCCACCACCCCTGACGCCTGTGATTCAACTATGGTCTTGGATGCTGTCACCACCCTGCGAGgagaaatgctttttttcaaGAGCAG CTTCTTCTGGCGTAGCCACCCTCAGAGCTATGCACCTCAGCAACGCCTCATCACAAACTTCTGGCCCAATGCTCCAGTCAATATCGATGCTGCTTATGAAAACCAACAGTCAGACAgaatctttttctttaaag GACATCAAATGTGGGCCTTTGCTGGCTATAATCCTGTTCCTGGCTATCCCAAAAAAATTACTAGTCTTGGACTGCCAAGAGTTGTGAGGAAAATTGATGCAGCCCTCTATGATGTGCAATCTGGCAAGACTTTGTTCTTTGTGGGAAAATATTATATCAG TTATGATGAGGCCAGAAAGACTATGGACCCAGGATTCCCCAAGCGAGTGGATGAGACCTTCTCTGGTCTGACCGGCAAGGTGACTGCAGCTTTCCAGTACAGAG GCTTTACTTACATCTACAGTGGACCCTACATGTACGAGTACGACCTGAGGTCCAAGAGGTTGTTCCGTGTGCTGAGGAACAGTTACTTCTTGCGCTGCACCAACTTCTAG